Proteins encoded by one window of Antechinus flavipes isolate AdamAnt ecotype Samford, QLD, Australia chromosome 4, AdamAnt_v2, whole genome shotgun sequence:
- the PGBD2 gene encoding piggyBac transposable element-derived protein 2, which yields MASISRGDASGKLLSPKIRSAKLLEVLNSLEDESTKEKEIIFISPPDNAVGDFTDEDSGDEEGHKGGNLPGSMLHATVISEGSDTGEDNEELELQPARKRQKRIAELRRIWTKRDIRPDFVSWSASDPHIEYLKSQELSPVGLFELFFDEGTINFIVSETNRYAWQKNVNLDLTAQELKCVLGILILSGYISYPRRRMFWETSPDSHHHLVADAIRRDRFELIFSYLHFADNSELDESDRFAKVRPLIILMNQNFQKHAPLEEYYSFGESMCEYFGHRGSKHLHKGKPIRFGYKIWCGTTSRGYLVWFEPSQGTLFTKPEKDIDLGGSMVIKFVDALQARGCLPYHIYFDKIFTSVKLMSILREKGVKATGTVHEYMTEKCPFKDPKDFKKITKGSFDYKVEESEKIIVCRWHDSSITDVCSNAVGIESVKLTNCNSSASKTSTRVHQPSLVRLYNEKIGGVAKMDQNISKYKVKIRGMKWYSTFISYIIDVALNNAWQLHRICNEETQVDLLAFRRYIACVYLESNADMSSQGRRSRRLETESRFDMIGHWIVHQDKRTRCALCHSQTNTRCEKCQKGVHAKCFREYHIK from the exons ATGGCATCAATCTCAAG AGGAGATGCATCTGGAAAATTGCTTAGTCCTAAGATAAGATCTGCTAAGTTGCTTGAAGTTCTGAAttctctggaagatgagtctaccaaagagaaagaaattatattcatctcACCACCTGATAATGCCGTAGGAGACTTCACTGATGAGGACTCAGGAGATGAAGAGGGACATAAAGGAGGGAATTTGCCTGGAAGCATGCTACATGCTACTGTGATATCTGAGGGTTCTGATACTGGGGAGGACAATGAAGAACTTGAACTACAACCagcaagaaagagacagaagagaattGCTGAACTAAGGAGGATTTGGACCAAAAGAGATATTAGACCTGATTTTGTAAGTTGGTCTGCATCAGATCCTCATATTGAGTATCTTAAGAGTCAGGAATTGAGCCCAGTTGGactttttgaattgttttttgatGAAGGAACAATTAATTTCATTGTTAGTGAAACCAATCGTTATGCTTGGCAGAAAAATGTCAACTTAGATCTTACAGCCCAGGAATTAAAGTGTGTTTTGGGTATACTGATTCTGAGTGGTTATATTTCTTATCCTAGAAGGAGAATGTTTTGGGAAACATCTCCTGATTCACATCATCACCTTGTTGCTGATGCAATTAGAAGGGACAgatttgaattaatattttcataCTTACACTTTGCTGATAACAGTGAACTTGATGAGAGTGATAGATTTGCAAAAGTAAGGCCTCTCATAATTTTGATGAATCAGAATTTCCAAAAgcatgctcctttagaggaataTTATAGCTTTGGTGAATCCATGTGTGAATATTTTGGACATCGTGGATCTAAGCATTTGCACAAGGGCAAACCCATTCGATTTGGGTATAAGATTTGGTGTGGAACAACTAGCAGAGGGTATTTAGTCTGGTTTGAGCCCTCTCAGGGAACATTATTCACAAAACCAGAAAAAGATATAGATTTAGGAGGAAGTATGGTGATAAAATTTGTAGATGCACTTCAGGCACGAGGCTGTCTGccatatcatatttattttgacAAAATTTTTACAAGTGTCAAATTAATGTCAATTTTGAGGGAAAAGGGGGTTAAAGCCACGGGAACTGTCCATgaatacatgactgaaaaatgccCATTCAAAGATccgaaagattttaaaaaaataacaaaaggctCATTTGATTACAAAGTGGAGGAAAGTGAGAAAATCATTGTATGCCGTTGGCATGACAGCAGTATTACTGATGTATGTTCCAATGCAGTTGGAATAGAATCTGTAAAACTAACAAATTGTAATTCAAGTGCATCTAAAACTAGTACTCGGGTACATCAGCCATCATTGGTGAGGTTGTACAATGAGAAGATAGGAGGTGTTGCCAAAATGGaccaaaatatttccaaatataagGTGAAAATTAGAGGAATGAAATGGTATTCTACCTTTATAAGTTACATTATTGATGTGGCTCTAAATAATGCATGGCAACTTCACAGAATCTGTAATGAAGAGACTCAGGTAGATCTTTTGGCTTTCAGAAGATACATTGCTTGTGTTTATTTGGAAAGCAATGCTGACATGTCATCCCAAGGAAGAAGAAGTAGACGTTTAGAAACAGAGAGCAGATTTGACATGATTGGTCATTGGATCGTTCACCAGGATAAACGAACCCGATGTGCACTTTGCCATTCTCAAACAAATACCAGATGTGAAAAATGCCAGAAAGGTGTTCATGCAAAATGTTTCAGAGAATATCATATAAAGTAA